Proteins found in one Muntiacus reevesi chromosome 2, mMunRee1.1, whole genome shotgun sequence genomic segment:
- the CSTF2T gene encoding cleavage stimulation factor subunit 2 tau variant, with protein MSSLAVRDPAMDRSLRSVFVGNIPYEATEEQLKDIFSEVGSVVSFRLVYDRETGKPKGYGFCEYQDQETALSAMRNLNGREFSGRALRVDNAASEKNKEELKSLGPAAPIIDSPYGDPIDPEDAPESITRAVASLPPEQMFELMKQMKLCVQNSHQEARNMLLQNPQLAYALLQAQVVMRIMDPEIALKILHRKVHVTPLIPGKSQSVSGPGPGPGPGLCPGPNVLLNQQNPPAPQPQHLARRPVKDIPPLMQTPIQGGIPPQGPMPAAVPGPGPLTPGGAMQPQVGMPGVGPVPLERGQVQISDPRAPMPRGPMTAGGLPPRGLLGDAPNDPRGGTLLSVTGEVEPRGYLGPPHQGPPMHHAAGHDSRGPSSHEMRGGPLADPRMLMSEPRGPMMDQRGLPMDGRGSRDSRGMETRAMETEVLETRVMERRGMETCAMETRGMEARGMDARGMEMRGPGPSSRGAMTGGIQGPGPINMGSGGPQGPRQVPSISGVGNPGPGMQGAGMQGGGMQGAGIQGAGMQGAGMQGAGMQGAGMQGAGKQGGGQPSSFSPGQSQVTPQDQEKAALIMQVLQLTADQIAMLPPEQRQSILILKEQIQKSTGTS; from the coding sequence ATGTCGAGTTTGGCGGTGAGAGACCCGGCAATGGATCGATCACTGCGTTCCGTGTTCGTGGGGAACATTCCGTATGAGGCAACTGAAGAGCAGTTAAAGGACATTTTTTCTGAGGTTGGTTCTGTTGTGAGTTTCCGGCTGGTATACGATAGAGAGACGGGCAAACCTAAGGGTTATGGCTTCTGCGAGTACCAAGACCAGGAGACCGCGCTTAGTGCCATGCGGAACCTTAATGGGCGGGAGTTCAGCGGGAGAGCGCTTCGCGTGGACAATGCAGCCAGTGAAAAGAACaaggaggagctaaagagcctagGGCCTGCAGCGCCTATCATTGACTCTCCCTACGGGGACCCCATCGATCCAGAAGATGCTCCTGAGTCGATTACCAGAGCAGTCGCTAGTCTTCCCCCGGAGCAGATGTTTGAGCTGATGAAGCAGATGAAGCTCTGTGTCCAAAACAGCCACCAGGAAGCTCGAAATATGTTACTTCAAAACCCACAGCTGGCTTATGCGCTGTTGCAGGCACAAGTAGTGATGAGAATCATGGATCCAGAGATTGCTCTGAAAATTCTGCATCGCAAAGTTCATGTCACACCACTCATCCCAGGGAAATCTCAATCCGTTTCTGGCcctggccccggccccggccctggGCTCTGTCCTGGACCTAACGTTCTGCTGAACCAGCAGAACCCCCCGGCCCCTCAGCCTCAACATTTGGCCAGAAGACCTGTGAAAGACATTCCTCCTCTGATGCAGACCCCTATCCAGGGTGGAATTCCACCCCAAGGCCCGATGCCAGCCGCAGTTCCTGGCCCTGGCCCCTTAACTCCTGGCGGAGCAATGCAGCCCCAAGTTGGAATGCCAGGAGTTGGCCCCGTGCCCTTAGAGCGGGGGCAGGTGCAGATATCTGATCCAAGAGCTCCTATGCCTCGTGGACCCATGACTGCTGGTGGCCTGCCTCCTCGAGGACTGTTAGGGGATGCTCCAAATGACCCACGTGGAGGGACTTTGCTTTCAGTCACTGGAGAGGTGGAGCCCAGAGGCTATCTTGGCCCACCACATCAGGGTCCTCCAATGCACCATGCCGCTGGTCATGACAGCAGGGGCCCTTCCTCACATGAGATGAGGGGAGGGCCCTTAGCAGATCCTAGAATGCTCATGAGTGAGCCCAGAGGACCTATGATGGATCAAAGGGGGCTACCTATGGATGGCAGAGGCAGCAGAGACTCTCGAGGGATGGAGACTCGAGCCATGGAAACAGAGGTCTTAGAGACACGAGTGATGGAGAGAAGAGGAATGGAGACCTGTGCAATGGAAACCAGAGGAATGGAAGCGAGAGGCATGGATGCAAGAGGAATGGAGATGAGGGGCCCTGGCCCCAGTTCGAGAGGCGCTATGACTGGGGGAATTCAGGGTCCAGGTCCTATTAATATGGGGTCAGGTGGTCCTCAGGGACCCAGACAGGTTCCCAGCATTTCAGGGGTGGGAAACCCTGGACCTGGCATGCAGGGGGCAGGTATGCAAGGAGGTGGCATGCAGGGGGCGGGCATACAAGGTGCTGGCATGCAGGGTGCAGGCATGCAAGGAGCTGGCATGCAGGGGGCGGGCATGCAAGGGGCAGGCAAGCAAGGTGGAGGCCAGCCTAGCAGTTTTAGTCCTGGGCAGAGCCAAGTAACCCCCCAGGATCAAGAAAAGGCAGCTTTGATCATGCAGGTTCTTCAGCTGACTGCAGATCAGATTGCCATGCTGCCTCCTGAGCAAAGGCAGAGTATCTTGATTTTAAAGGAACAAATCCAGAAATCTACTGGAACTTCTTGA